TTCTCTGCCGAGCGGGATGCTCGTTCATAGACCATCCGGTCCGCTCGTCCTCGGTCTACGGAGATCCAGTCACCAGGATTCCAGCCGATCGCTCGGGTCGGAATACCTTCGCCCTGGAAGCGATCGGTCAGGTAGGACACCAGCTCCCACTCCGGAGGCTCACCCATGCTCATGCCAACATCTCCGATCCTTTTTCCGACCCCTTCGAGCCCGTTTCCATAAGGGAGGTAATAGCGCGGCCGCCCCGCTCGGCAGACATCCACAATGCCGTCGGGACCAGGAGTGACGCTCGGAAGTCTTCCCATTCGGAATTGCGTGAACAGCTCCCGCAGCCTGTCGAACGGCAGAGCCAGGTAGTAGTGCGGAAGTCCGAAAAAGAAAGGACAGTGGAAGCGTGGCAGTGAGCTGAGGAAGAAGTCCACAGGCCCGTGGTCGTCTCGTGAGGAACGGACGACGTCCGCCATGTCACCGAGCGGATCGACACCGCTGTCGATCAGCGAAACCGCTGTGAAGTCAGGGGTCGAGAAGCGATAGCAGCTCCCCCAGTTCCGCAGATCGGGGTGGGGCGCCTGTCCCTCACGGACAGGTTGCTCTCCGAAGAAGGGCAGGACATCGACATGGATGTCGCCGATGACGATGGAGGATCCCCACTCCGGTGCGTGTGCGTTGAGGCCGAAAAGTCTGAGGCTCCGCAACATGTCGTTGGGAGCGAGCAGGCTGGTGCGTGGCACCGGCGGGACGACCACGGTCGTTCGGGCCGGGTCGGCATGGGCCAGGACGGACGGAACACTGTAGTGATCAGCGTGCCCGTGGGTGATGAAGACCGCATCGATCCCGCCCTCGACGGCGATGGGGTCCCGGGGCGCCTGGGGCATCCAGAAGGACACCGGATCCAGTAGCACGCTCGTTGTCCTTGACCGAATGACGACGCATCCGTGTTCGCGGCGATAGATACCGGGACCCTCGATGCGTGGGAAACCGGGCATCGGCACGGAATCACCGTGAGTGAGAAGAGCGCAGAACGTGCGCGGCAGCCACGAGAGATCCGGCACGGACTCCGGGTCACCGGTCAGTGAGCGCAGTACCGACGCGACGTCGACGGCCATGGACGTGTCGAACCGCGTGGTCACCTGCTCCGCA
The window above is part of the Streptomyces sp. NBC_00425 genome. Proteins encoded here:
- a CDS encoding MBL fold metallo-hydrolase, encoding MIVPNGATLHVIEREPEALPFVGQLLQRWMALEFDTQQCRRAVEELFRHPAFPVDESLLDARAVTDGGIVATEALLHPSADYAFRLRLFRENGSAEQVTTRFDTSMAVDVASVLRSLTGDPESVPDLSWLPRTFCALLTHGDSVPMPGFPRIEGPGIYRREHGCVVIRSRTTSVLLDPVSFWMPQAPRDPIAVEGGIDAVFITHGHADHYSVPSVLAHADPARTTVVVPPVPRTSLLAPNDMLRSLRLFGLNAHAPEWGSSIVIGDIHVDVLPFFGEQPVREGQAPHPDLRNWGSCYRFSTPDFTAVSLIDSGVDPLGDMADVVRSSRDDHGPVDFFLSSLPRFHCPFFFGLPHYYLALPFDRLRELFTQFRMGRLPSVTPGPDGIVDVCRAGRPRYYLPYGNGLEGVGKRIGDVGMSMGEPPEWELVSYLTDRFQGEGIPTRAIGWNPGDWISVDRGRADRMVYERASRSAEKSYSLS